One Gossypium hirsutum isolate 1008001.06 chromosome A11, Gossypium_hirsutum_v2.1, whole genome shotgun sequence genomic window carries:
- the LOC121210107 gene encoding uncharacterized protein, which yields MKRETPGGSNSLHNSNPLQVPSGFNIIVKRETPGGPNPLHDSNPLQALSGFNVIVKRETPGGPNPLHDSNSLQAPSGYNVIVKRETLGGPNPLHDSNPLQAPSGFNVIVKRETPGGPNPLHDSNPLQAPSGFNVIAKRETPGGPNPLQALSDFNVIVKKETPRGPNPLHNSNLP from the coding sequence ATGAAGAGAGAAACTCCGGGAGGATCAAATTCTCTTCACAATTCTAATCCTCTTCAGGTACCTAGTGGTTTTAATATCATTGTGAAGAGAGAAACTCCGGGAGGACCAAATCCTCTACATGATTCTAATCCTTTGCAGGCACTTAGTGGTTTTAATGTCATTGTGAAGAGAGAAACTCCGGGAGGACCAAATCCTCTTCACGATTCTAATTCTTTGCAGGCTCCTAGTGGTTATAATGTCATTGTGAAGAGAGAAACTTTGGGAGGACCAAATCCTCTTCACGATTCTAATCCTCTGCAGGCACCTAGTGGTTTTAATGTCATTGTAAAGAGAGAAACTCCGGGAGGACCAAATCCTCTTCACGATTCTAATCCTCTGCAGGCTCCTAGTGGTTTTAATGTCATTGCGAAAAGAGAAACTCCGGGAGGACCAAATCCTTTGCAAGCACTTAGCGATTTTAATGTCATTGTGAAGAAAGAAACTCCAAGAGGACCAAATCCTCTTCATAATTCTAATCTACCGTAG